A genome region from Arachis duranensis cultivar V14167 chromosome 8, aradu.V14167.gnm2.J7QH, whole genome shotgun sequence includes the following:
- the LOC107462378 gene encoding G-type lectin S-receptor-like serine/threonine-protein kinase At4g27290 isoform X2 has translation MERFTLLLLCFSLLHHTAISTIIDTISTTQYLTDGDTMLSADENFAIGFFGIPESSMNRYLGIWYYKVPTRTVAWVANRNTPLNDSSGILKITDKGILALHSHNNTIIWHSNSSRFVQRPVAVLLDSGNLIVKEYGSNNNDLKSFLWQSFDYPFDTMLPGMKFGSDLSTGLNRYLTSQISPDDPSKGNYTFQLDIVGYPELCIRNGESKSFSSGSWNGLRFGGIPRLKQNAIYNYYFVYSKEEIYYTFELLNSSMYSRFVLSADGIMTRYVWSLRIQSWTPYLTLPNDICDSYGKCGPYGKCNIDNSPPCDCLSGTVPKVPEEWNQADWYNGCIRSNPLSCHGDGFKKFTGLKLPDTQKASWLNTSMSLDECAKFCLKNCSCMAYAALDISNGASGCLMWHDELIDIRVLSDPQQDLYVRMSKKDSDEDEKSKGRSDIPKMQIIVSSSVLFIGMMMILCISLILYRRKKNQKNYRNMRGNPEEHQEEELDLPYFDMATLISATNNFSTNNILGKGGFGAVYKGVLEDGREIAVKRLSEDSRQGLQEFKSEVMHVVKLQHRNLVRLLGCCIQAEERILVYEFMPNKSLDYFIFDRGKILDWPKRFIIIIGIARGLLYLHQDSRHRIVHRDLKAGNVLLDEEINAKISDFGLARTLVGNENEANTATVVGTYGYLSPEYLIDGIFSTKSDVYSFGVLVLEIVTGKRNRGFNNKNHGFNLLGHVWTLFIDGKCLEIVDGSIRDDDASNLCGVIRAIHVGLLCVQRSPEDRPSMSHALMMLSSEWRLPRPKMPGFFTERDPVGDTSSSGNTKVVSINEVTISELDPR, from the exons atggaaCGGTTCACCTTGCTTCTGTTATGCTTCTCATTGCTGCATCATACAGCTATTTCTACAATCATAGACACTATTAGTACTACACAGTACCTCACTGATGGTGACACCATGCTTTCAGCTGATGAAAACTTTGCAATTGGATTCTTCGGTATACCAGAAAGTTCCATGAACCGTTACCTTGGAATATGGTACTATAAAGTGCCAACTAGGACAGTGGCATGGGTTGCCAACAGAAACACTCCACTTAATGACTCATCTggaatcttgaagatcactgacAAAGGAATTCTTGCTCTTCATAGTCATAACAATACCATCATTTGGCATTCCAACTCCTCAAGATTCGTGCAGCGACCGGTTGCAGTGCTTTTGGATTCAGGGAACCTCATTGTGAAGGAATATGGGAGCAACAACAATGACTTAAAAAGCTTTCTTTGGCAGAGTTTCGATTACCCTTTTGACACAATGCTGCCAGGGATGAAGTTCGGAAGCGACTTAAGTACAGGTTTGAATAGGTACTTAACATCTCAAATTAGCCCCGATGATCCTTCTAAAGGTAACTATACTTTTCAGCTTGATATTGTTGGATATCCAGAATTATGTATAAGAAATGGTGAATCCAAGTCCTTTTCTAGTGGATCCTGGAATGGTCTTCGATTTGGTGGAATTCCCCGGTTAAAACAGAATGCTATATACAACTACTACTTTGTTTACAGTAAGGAAGAGATATATTATACATTTGAGCTTCTTAATAGCTCAATGTATTCAAGATTTGTGCTATCTGCGGATGGAATCATGACACGTTATGTTTGGAGTTTGAGGATACAAAGTTGGACACCCTACCTAACATTGCCAAATGATATCTGTGATAGTTATGGTAAATGTGGACCATATGGTAAATGTAATATAGACAACTCCCCTCCATGTGATTGCTTGAGCGGAACTGTACCTAAAGTCCCTGAAGAATGGAATCAGGCAGATTGGTATAATGGTTGTATTAGAAGTAATCCGCTAAGTTGCCATGGAGATGGATTCAAAAAGTTTACTGGTCTGAAGCTGCCTGATACACAGAAAGCATCATGGTTAAATACTAGCATGAGTCTTGACGAGTGCGCGAAGTTCTGCCTGAAAAATTGCTCCTGCATGGCTTATGCTGCATTGGATATCAGCAACGGGGCAAGTGGGTGTTTAATGTGGCATGATGAGCTGATAGATATTAGAGTCCTGAGTGATCCACAACAAGATCTTTATGTCAGAATGTCCAAGAAAGATTCAG ATGAAGATGAAAAGTCAAAGGGTAGATCTGATATCCCGAAGATGCAGATTATTGTTTCCAGCTCAGTCTTATTTATAGGAATGATGATGATCCTATGCATTTCCTTGATCCTgtatagaagaaagaaaaaccaGAAAAACTATA GGAACATGAGAGGCAACCCAGAAGAGCATCAGGAGGAAGAACTAGATCTACCATATTTTGATATGGCTACACTTATTTCTGCAACCAACAACTTCTCCACCAATAACATATTGGGAAAAGGCGGTTTTGGAGCTGTTTACAAG GGTGTGTTGGAAGATGGAAGAGAAATAGCAGTTAAGAGGCTTTCAGAAGATTCTAGACAAGGTCTTCAAGAGTTCAAAAGTGAAGTTATGCATGTAGTCAAACTTCAGCACAGGAATTTGGTGAGGCTTCTAGGATGTTGCATTCAAGCAGAGGAGAGGATTCTAGTCTATGAGTTTATGCCAAATAAAAGCTTGGACTACTTCATATTTG acAGAGGCAAGATATTAGACTGGCCTAAGCGGTTCATTATTATAATTGGGATTGCACGAGGCCTTCTCTACCTCCATCAAGATTCAAGACATAGAATAGTCCATAGAGATCTTAAGGCTGGCAATGTTTTGTTAGATGAGGAAATAAATGCGAAAATCTCTGACTTTGGACTAGCCAGAACCCTTGTAGGAAATGAAAATGAAGCAAACACGGCAACTGTTGTCGGAACTTA TGGCTATCTATCTCCAGAGTACCTTATCGATGGAATATTCTCAACAAAATCTGATGTCTATAGCTTCGGAGTGCTGGTGTTAGAGATAGTTACtggaaagagaaatagaggCTTCAACAATAAAAATCATGGTTTTAATCTTCTCGGACAT GTTTGGACTCTCTTCATAGATGGTAAGTGTTTAGAAATAGTTGATGGATCAATCAGAGATGATGACGCATCGAATTTATGTGGAGTGATAAGAGCGATTCATGTTGGTCTACTATGCGTTCAAAGAAGTCCAGAGGATAGGCCAAGCATGTCACATGCGCTTATGATGTTGAGTAGTGAATGGCGACTGCCTCGACCGAAAATGCCAGGCTTCTTTACTGAGAGAGATCCTGTTGGTGACACTTCTTCATCAGGCAACACTAAAGTAGTGTCAATTAATGAAGTCACAATTAGTGAGCTGGATCCAAGGTAG
- the LOC107462378 gene encoding G-type lectin S-receptor-like serine/threonine-protein kinase At4g27290 isoform X1 codes for MERFTLLLLCFSLLHHTAISTIIDTISTTQYLTDGDTMLSADENFAIGFFGIPESSMNRYLGIWYYKVPTRTVAWVANRNTPLNDSSGILKITDKGILALHSHNNTIIWHSNSSRFVQRPVAVLLDSGNLIVKEYGSNNNDLKSFLWQSFDYPFDTMLPGMKFGSDLSTGLNRYLTSQISPDDPSKGNYTFQLDIVGYPELCIRNGESKSFSSGSWNGLRFGGIPRLKQNAIYNYYFVYSKEEIYYTFELLNSSMYSRFVLSADGIMTRYVWSLRIQSWTPYLTLPNDICDSYGKCGPYGKCNIDNSPPCDCLSGTVPKVPEEWNQADWYNGCIRSNPLSCHGDGFKKFTGLKLPDTQKASWLNTSMSLDECAKFCLKNCSCMAYAALDISNGASGCLMWHDELIDIRVLSDPQQDLYVRMSKKDSDEDEKSKGRSDIPKMQIIVSSSVLFIGMMMILCISLILYRRKKNQKNYRNMRGNPEEHQEEELDLPYFDMATLISATNNFSTNNILGKGGFGAVYKGVLEDGREIAVKRLSEDSRQGLQEFKSEVMHVVKLQHRNLVRLLGCCIQAEERILVYEFMPNKSLDYFIFDEDRGKILDWPKRFIIIIGIARGLLYLHQDSRHRIVHRDLKAGNVLLDEEINAKISDFGLARTLVGNENEANTATVVGTYGYLSPEYLIDGIFSTKSDVYSFGVLVLEIVTGKRNRGFNNKNHGFNLLGHVWTLFIDGKCLEIVDGSIRDDDASNLCGVIRAIHVGLLCVQRSPEDRPSMSHALMMLSSEWRLPRPKMPGFFTERDPVGDTSSSGNTKVVSINEVTISELDPR; via the exons atggaaCGGTTCACCTTGCTTCTGTTATGCTTCTCATTGCTGCATCATACAGCTATTTCTACAATCATAGACACTATTAGTACTACACAGTACCTCACTGATGGTGACACCATGCTTTCAGCTGATGAAAACTTTGCAATTGGATTCTTCGGTATACCAGAAAGTTCCATGAACCGTTACCTTGGAATATGGTACTATAAAGTGCCAACTAGGACAGTGGCATGGGTTGCCAACAGAAACACTCCACTTAATGACTCATCTggaatcttgaagatcactgacAAAGGAATTCTTGCTCTTCATAGTCATAACAATACCATCATTTGGCATTCCAACTCCTCAAGATTCGTGCAGCGACCGGTTGCAGTGCTTTTGGATTCAGGGAACCTCATTGTGAAGGAATATGGGAGCAACAACAATGACTTAAAAAGCTTTCTTTGGCAGAGTTTCGATTACCCTTTTGACACAATGCTGCCAGGGATGAAGTTCGGAAGCGACTTAAGTACAGGTTTGAATAGGTACTTAACATCTCAAATTAGCCCCGATGATCCTTCTAAAGGTAACTATACTTTTCAGCTTGATATTGTTGGATATCCAGAATTATGTATAAGAAATGGTGAATCCAAGTCCTTTTCTAGTGGATCCTGGAATGGTCTTCGATTTGGTGGAATTCCCCGGTTAAAACAGAATGCTATATACAACTACTACTTTGTTTACAGTAAGGAAGAGATATATTATACATTTGAGCTTCTTAATAGCTCAATGTATTCAAGATTTGTGCTATCTGCGGATGGAATCATGACACGTTATGTTTGGAGTTTGAGGATACAAAGTTGGACACCCTACCTAACATTGCCAAATGATATCTGTGATAGTTATGGTAAATGTGGACCATATGGTAAATGTAATATAGACAACTCCCCTCCATGTGATTGCTTGAGCGGAACTGTACCTAAAGTCCCTGAAGAATGGAATCAGGCAGATTGGTATAATGGTTGTATTAGAAGTAATCCGCTAAGTTGCCATGGAGATGGATTCAAAAAGTTTACTGGTCTGAAGCTGCCTGATACACAGAAAGCATCATGGTTAAATACTAGCATGAGTCTTGACGAGTGCGCGAAGTTCTGCCTGAAAAATTGCTCCTGCATGGCTTATGCTGCATTGGATATCAGCAACGGGGCAAGTGGGTGTTTAATGTGGCATGATGAGCTGATAGATATTAGAGTCCTGAGTGATCCACAACAAGATCTTTATGTCAGAATGTCCAAGAAAGATTCAG ATGAAGATGAAAAGTCAAAGGGTAGATCTGATATCCCGAAGATGCAGATTATTGTTTCCAGCTCAGTCTTATTTATAGGAATGATGATGATCCTATGCATTTCCTTGATCCTgtatagaagaaagaaaaaccaGAAAAACTATA GGAACATGAGAGGCAACCCAGAAGAGCATCAGGAGGAAGAACTAGATCTACCATATTTTGATATGGCTACACTTATTTCTGCAACCAACAACTTCTCCACCAATAACATATTGGGAAAAGGCGGTTTTGGAGCTGTTTACAAG GGTGTGTTGGAAGATGGAAGAGAAATAGCAGTTAAGAGGCTTTCAGAAGATTCTAGACAAGGTCTTCAAGAGTTCAAAAGTGAAGTTATGCATGTAGTCAAACTTCAGCACAGGAATTTGGTGAGGCTTCTAGGATGTTGCATTCAAGCAGAGGAGAGGATTCTAGTCTATGAGTTTATGCCAAATAAAAGCTTGGACTACTTCATATTTG atgaagacAGAGGCAAGATATTAGACTGGCCTAAGCGGTTCATTATTATAATTGGGATTGCACGAGGCCTTCTCTACCTCCATCAAGATTCAAGACATAGAATAGTCCATAGAGATCTTAAGGCTGGCAATGTTTTGTTAGATGAGGAAATAAATGCGAAAATCTCTGACTTTGGACTAGCCAGAACCCTTGTAGGAAATGAAAATGAAGCAAACACGGCAACTGTTGTCGGAACTTA TGGCTATCTATCTCCAGAGTACCTTATCGATGGAATATTCTCAACAAAATCTGATGTCTATAGCTTCGGAGTGCTGGTGTTAGAGATAGTTACtggaaagagaaatagaggCTTCAACAATAAAAATCATGGTTTTAATCTTCTCGGACAT GTTTGGACTCTCTTCATAGATGGTAAGTGTTTAGAAATAGTTGATGGATCAATCAGAGATGATGACGCATCGAATTTATGTGGAGTGATAAGAGCGATTCATGTTGGTCTACTATGCGTTCAAAGAAGTCCAGAGGATAGGCCAAGCATGTCACATGCGCTTATGATGTTGAGTAGTGAATGGCGACTGCCTCGACCGAAAATGCCAGGCTTCTTTACTGAGAGAGATCCTGTTGGTGACACTTCTTCATCAGGCAACACTAAAGTAGTGTCAATTAATGAAGTCACAATTAGTGAGCTGGATCCAAGGTAG